One Glycine soja cultivar W05 chromosome 2, ASM419377v2, whole genome shotgun sequence genomic region harbors:
- the LOC114399541 gene encoding probably inactive leucine-rich repeat receptor-like protein kinase IMK2, giving the protein MEDKNLTSKWFFNPNPSSHFFQLFFCLWILMVPVVASEERWDGVVVAQSNFLALEALKQELVDPEGFLRSWNDTGYGACSGAWVGIKCARGQVIVIQLPWKGLKGHITERIGQLRGLRKLSLHDNQIGGSIPSALGLLLNLRGVQLFNNRFTGSIPPSLGSSFPLLQSLDLSNNLLTGTIPMSLGNATKLYWLNLSFNSLSGPIPTSLTRLTSLTYLSLQHNNLSGSIPNTWGGSLKNHFFRLRNLILDHNLLSGSIPASLGSLSELTEISLSHNQFSGAIPDEIGSLSRLKTVDFSNNDLNGSLPATLSNVSSLTLLNVENNHLGNPIPEALGRLHNLSVLILSRNQFIGHIPQSVGNISKLTQLDLSLNNLSGEIPVSFDNLRSLSFFNVSHNNLSGPVPTLLAQKFNPSSFVGNIQLCGYSPSTPCPSQAPSGSPHEISEHRHHKKLGTKDIILIVAGVLLVVLVTICCILLFCLIRKRATSNAEAGQATGRASASAAAARTEKGVPPVAGEAEAGGEAGGKLVHFDGPLAFTADDLLCATAEIMGKSTYGTVYKATLEDGSQAAVKRLREKITKGQREFESEVSVIGRIRHPNLLALRAYYLGPKGEKLLVFDYMPNGSLASFLHARGPETAIDWATRMKIAQGMARGLLYLHSNENIIHGNLTSSNVLLDENTNAKIADFGLSRLMTTAANSNVIATAGALGYRAPELSKLNKANTKTDVYSLGVILLELLTGKPPGEAMNGVDLPQWVASIVKEEWTNEVFDVELMRDASTYGDEMLNTLKLALHCVDPSPSARLEVQQVLQQLEEIRPEISAASSGDDGAIPSTSE; this is encoded by the exons ATGGAGGACAAGAACCTGACCTCAAAATGGTTTTTTAACCCCAACCCAAGTAGTCATTTTTTCCAGTTGTTTTTCTGTTTGTGGATTCTCATGGTGCCAGTGGTGGCGAGTGAAGAGCGTTGGGATGGGGTGGTTGTGGCACAGTCAAACTTCCTAGCACTTGAAGCGTTGAAGCAAGAGCTGGTTGACCCTGAAGGCTTCTTGAGAAGCTGGAACGACACTGGCTATGGAGCTTGTTCTGGAGCTTGGGTTGGTATCAAGTGTGCTCGGGGACAGGTTATTGTGATCCAGCTTCCATGGAAGGGTTTGAAGGGCCACATCACTGAGAGGATCGGCCAACTTAGAGGGCTTAGAAAGCTTAGCCTTCACGACAACCAAATTGGTGGTTCAATCCCTTCAGCACTTGGACTTCTTCTCAACCTAAGAGGGGTTCAGCTCTTCAACAATAGGTTCACAGGGTCCATCCCTCCTTCGTTAGGGTCATCATTTCCTTTGCTTCAGTCTTTGGACCTCAGCAATAACTTGCTCACTGGGACAATCCCCATGAGCCTTGGGAATGCCACTAAGCTTTATTGGCTTAACTTGAGCTTTAATTCCTTGTCTGGCCCAATACCAACTAGCCTAACTCGCTTAACTTCTCTCACCTACTTGTCTCTTCAACACAATAATCTCTCGGGCTCTATTCCTAACACATGGGGTGGTAGCTTGAAAAATCACTTCTTTCGCCTTCGAAATCTGATCCTAGATCATAACTTGTTGAGCGGAAGCATTCCTGCTTCTTTGGGGAGCTTGAGTGAACTTACAGAGATTTCTCTTAGTCATAACCAGTTTAGTGGAGCTATCCCAGATGAAATAGGAAGCCTTTCTAGACTAAAGACAGTGGATTTTTCTAATAATGACTTGAATGGAAGCTTGCCTGCTACTCTCTCTAATGTTTCCTCACTCACTCTCTTAAATGTAGAGAACAACCACCTTGGCAATCCCATCCCAGAAGCTTTAGGTAGATTACATAATCTTTCTGTTCTAATTTTGAGCAGAAACCAATTTATTGGCCACATACCTCAAAGTGTTGGAAACATTTCAAAGCTTACACAGCTTGATTTGTCACTGAATAATCTCAGTGGAGAAATTCCAGTCTCCTTTGACAATCTGCGTAGTCTTAGTTTCTTCAACGTTTCTCATAACAACCTCTCTGGTCCAGTTCCAACCCTACTTGCCCAAAAATTTAACCCAAGCTCATTTGTGGGGAATATTCAACTATGTGGCTACAGCCCTTCAACCCCATGTCCCTCCCAAGCTCCTTCTGGTTCACCTCATGAAATATCAGAACACCGTCATCATAAGAAACTAGGCACCAAAGACATAATTCTCATAGTAGCTGGAGTGCTCCTTGTAGTTCTGGTAACAATTTGCTGCATTCTGCTATTCTGCTTGATCAGAAAAAGAGCAACATCAAATGCAGAGGCTGGCCAGGCCACAGGGAGAGCATCTGCATCTGCAGCTGCTGCCAGGACAGAAAAAGGAGTTCCTCCCGTCGCAGGCGAAGCCGAAGCGGGTGGCGAGGCCGGAGGCAAACTAGTCCATTTTGATGGACCATTGGCTTTTACAGCTGATGATCTCTTGTGTGCAACAGCAGAGATAATGGGAAAGAGTACATATGGAACTGTGTACAAGGCTACATTAGAGGATGGAAGTCAAGCTGCAGTGAAACGTTTGAGGGAAAAGATCACTAAAGGTCAGAGAGAATTCGAATCTGAAGTTAGTGTTATAGGAAGAATTCGACACCCAAATCTTTTGGCATTAAGAGCCTATTACTTAGGACCCAAAGGAGAAAAGCTTTTAGTATTTGATTACATGCCTAATGGAAGTCTTGCTTCTTTCCTACATG CTCGTGGACCAGAAACAGCAATTGATTGGGCAACAAGGATGAAAATAGCACAGGGAATGGCTCGTGGCTTGTTATACCTTCATTCCAATGAGAACATTATACATGGGAACCTTACGTCCAGCAATGTGCTGCTGGATGAGAATACGAATGCTAAAATAGCTGATTTTGGTCTTTCTCGGTTGATGACAACTGCAGCTAATTCTAACGTGATTGCCACTGCTGGAGCATTGGGATACCGAGCACCCGAGCTCTCGAAGCTTAACAAAGCCAACACAAAAACTGATGTATACAGTCTTGGTGTCATCTTGTTAGAACTCCTAACGGGGAAGCCACCTGGTGAGGCTATGAATGGCGTGGATTTACCTCAGTGGGTTGCATCCATTGTCAAAGAGGAGTGGACAAATGAGGTCTTCGATGTAGAGTTGATGAGAGATGCTTCAACATATGGCGACGAGATGCTGAACACGTTGAAGCTTGCTTTGCACTGTGTTGATCCTTCTCCATCAGCACGACTAGAAGTTCAGCAAGTCCTTCAGCAGCTTGAAGAGATTAGACCAGAGATATCAGCAGCCAGTTCGGGTGACGATGGAGCCATTCCTTCGACTAGTGAATGA
- the LOC114399549 gene encoding sorting nexin 2B-like, translating into MMNHDSDDQQHHILHASQDDEIMDSLILHHDDDGSSVHHHHRPTSPQSPNSPFNSFLDPPSYADAIFTSFDSNGHDQAVESPAARFGSGDYLHISVTDPQKEQDLATSTSLVPGAATFYTYLITTLINLPEYGGVGSEFAVRRRFRDVVALSERLALAYRGFFIPVRPDKSTVESQVMQKQEFVEQRRVALEKYLRKLAAHPVIGRSEELRLFLEAKERLPLAKTTDVASRMLDGAVRLPRQLFSGEAELGEVAQPAKGGRDLLRIFKELKQSVANDWVGSKPLVVEEDKEFMERKDKLVDFEHHLSNVSQQAESLVKFQQDMGETMGELGLAFVKLTKFETEEAIFESQRVRAADMRNVATASVKASRLYRELNTQTIKHLDKLHEYLGTMLAVNNAFSDRSSALLTVQTLSSELASLHSRVEKLEVASSKIFGGDKSRMRKIEELREAIRVTQDAKICADREYERIKENNRSELERIDQERNSDFLSMLRGFVANQAGYAEKTATVWEKLAEETAAYLRDSS; encoded by the exons ATGATGAATCACGATTCCGACGACCAACAGCATCACATTCTCCACGCCTCCCAGGACGACGAGATAATGGACTCGCTGATCCTCCACCACGACGACGACGGCTCCTCCGTTCACCATCACCACCGTCCTACGTCGCCGCAAAGCCCTAATTCCCCTTTCAACTCGTTCCTTGACCCTCCCTCTTACGCCGATgcaatcttcacctccttcgaTTCCAACGGCCACGACCAAGCCGTCGAGTCCCCCGCCGCCCGATTCGGCTCCGGCGACTACCTCCACATCTCCGTCACCGATCCTCAGAAGGAGCAGGACCTCGCCACCTCCACCTCCCTCGTCCCTGGCGCCGCCACCTTCTACACCTACCTCATCACCACGCTCATCAACCTCCCTGAATACGGCGGCGTCGGTTCCGAGTTCGCCGTCCGGAGGCGATTCCGTGACGTGGTGGCGCTCTCGGAACGGCTGGCGTTGGCGTATCGCGGGTTCTTCATCCCGGTGCGGCCTGACAAGAGCACGGTGGAGAGCCAGGTGATGCAGAAGCAGGAGTTCGTGGAGCAGCGGCGCGTGGCGCTGGAGAAGTACCTCAGGAAGCTGGCGGCGCACCCGGTGATCGGGCGGAGCGAGGAGCTCAGGCTGTTTCTCGAGGCCAAGGAGCGGCTGCCGCTGGCGAAAACCACCGACGTTGCGTCGCGGATGCTCGATGGCGCCGTGAGACTGCCGAGGCAGCTGTTCAGTGGAGAGGCGGAGCTGGGAGAGGTGGCTCAGCCGGCCAAGGGCGGGAGGGACTTGCTCAGGATTTTCAAGGAGTTGAAGCAGTCTGTTGCCAATGACTGGGTTGGGAGCAAGCCCCTTGTTGTGGAGGAGGATAAGGAGTTCATGGAGAGGAAGGATAAGTTGGTGGATTTTGAGCACCATCTTAGCAATGTTTCTCAGCAG GCTGAATCCCTTGTCAAGTTTCAGCAAGACATGGGTGAAACGATGGGTGAACTAGGTCTGGCTTTTGTTAAGCTTACAAAATTTGAGACAGAAGAAGCCATATTTGAGTCTCAGAGAGTTCGAGCTGCTGACATGAGAAATGTGGCAACTGCATCTGTTAAAGCAAGCAGGTTATATAGAGAGCTGAATACACAGACAATCAAACATTTG GATAAACTACATGAATACCTTGGGACAATGCTAGCTGTCAACAATGCATTTTCTGACAGATCGAGTGCATTGTTGACTGTTCAAACTCTCTCATCAGAACTAGCTTCTTTACATTCACGGGTGGAAAAGCTTGAAGTTGCTTCATCCAAAATATTTGGTGGAGACAAGTCTAGGATGCGGAAAATTGAAGAGTTAAGAGAAGCCATTAGAGTTACTCAGGATGCTAAAATTTGTGCAGATAGAGAGTATGAACGAATCAAG GAAAATAATAGGAGTGAACTTGAAAGAATTGATCAAGAGAGGAATAGTGACTTCCTAAGCATGCTGCGAGGGTTTGTTGCAAATCAA GCAGGCTATGCAGAGAAGACAGCAACTGTGTGGGAGAAGCTTGCGGAAGAAACGGCTGCTTACTTGAGAGACAGCAGCTAA
- the LOC114399578 gene encoding laccase-5-like — protein sequence MEALKTIFLALSVVLASALYSVNAKIQEHEFVIQATPVKRLCNTHNTITVNGQFPGPTLEVNNGDTLVVKVTNKARYNVTIHWHGIRQMRTGWADGPEFVTQCPIRPGESYTYRFTIQGQEGTLWWHAHSSWLRATVYGALIIHPREGEAYPFTKPKRETPILLGEWWDANPIDVVRQATQTGAAPNISDAYTINGQPGDLYKCSSQGSTIVPIDSGETNLLRVINAALNQPLFFKVANHKLTVVGADASYLKPFTTNVIMLGPGQTTDVLIQGDQPPTRYYMAARAYQSAQNAPFDNTTTTAILEYKSAPCPAKGSSIKPVMPSLPAYNDTNTVTAFSKSFRSPRKVEVPAEIDENLFFTIGLGLNNCPKNFNANQCQGPNGTRFTASMNNVSFVLPNNVSILQAHHLGVQGVFTTDFPTQPPVKFDYTGNVSRSLWQPVPGTKVTKLKFGSRVQIVLQDTSIVTPENHPIHLHGYDFYIVAEGFGNFDPNKDTSKFNLIDPPMRNTVAVPVNGWAVIRFVADNPGAWIMHCHLDVHIGWGLATVLLVDNGVGLLQSIEPPPEDLPLC from the exons atggaagctctcaagaccATCTTCTTAGCCCTTTCTGTTGTCTTAGCTTCAGCATTGTATTCAGTCAATGCCAAAATCCAGGAGCATGAGTTTGTT ATTCAAGCAACGCCAGTGAAGAGGCTGTGCAACACCCACAACACTATCACGGTGAATGGCCAATTCCCTGGCCCAACATTGGAAGTCAACAATGGAGACACTTTGGTCGTCAAAGTCACTAACAAAGCTCGTTACAACGTGACCATTCACTG GCATGGAATTCGACAAATGAGAACAGGATGGGCTGATGGACCAGAATTTGTGACTCAGTGCCCTATTCGTCCTGGAGAAAGTTACACCTATCGTTTTACCATTCAAGGACAAGAAGGAACACTTTGGTGGCATGCTCATAGCTCATGGCTAAGAGCAACAGTTTATGGTGCTTTAATCATTCACCCCAGGGAGGGAGAGGCATATCCTTTCACTAAGCCAAAGCGCGAGACACCAATTCTTCTTG gggAGTGGTGGGACGCAAACCCGATCGATGTTGTGAGACAAGCCACACAAACAGGAGCAGCACCTAATATTTCTGATGCATACACCATCAATGGTCAACCTGGTGATCTTTACAAGTGTTCTAGCCAag GCAGCACCATCGTTCCAATAGATTCTGGCGAGACAAACCTCCTAAGAGTGATCAATGCAGCACTGAACCAACCCTTGTTCTTCAAAGTGGCGAACCACAAGCTCACGGTGGTTGGTGCCGATGCTTCCTACCTTAAACCCTTCACCACCAACGTCATCATGCTGGGACCAGGCCAAACCACCGATGTCCTCATCCAAGGTGACCAACCTCCCACACGCTACTACATGGCCGCACGTGCCTACCAATCCGCGCAAAACGCACCGTTTGacaacaccaccaccaccgccatTCTCGAATACAAATCCGCACCTTGCCCCGCCAAGGGTTCTTCGATCAAACCCGTTATGCCGTCTCTCCCTGCCTACAACGACACCAACACAGTCACTGCATTCAGTAAAAGCTTCAGAAGCCCCAGAAAAGTTGAAGTCCCCGCAGAAATCGATGAAAATCTTTTCTTCACCATTGGCCTTGGACTCAACAATTGCCCAAAAAATTTCAACGCAAACCAATGCCAGGGACCGAATGGAACGCGCTTCACTGCCAGCATGAACAATGTCTCGTTTGTTCTCCCCAACAACGTTTCGATCTTGCAGGCTCATCACCTTGGAGTGCAAGGCGTGTTCACCACTGATTTTCCTACGCAGCCTCCTGTTAAGTTTGATTACACTGGTAATGTGAGTCGTTCCTTGTGGCAACCTGTTCCAGGGACTAAAGTGACCAAGTTGAAGTTTGGATCGAGGGTGCAGATTGTGTTGCAGGATACTAGCATTGTGACCCCTGAGAACCACCCCATTCACCTTCACGGGTATGATTTCTACATCGTGGCGGAGGGGTTTGGGAATTTCGACCCCAACAAAGATACTTCCAAGTTCAACCTTATTGATCCACCTATGAGGAACACTGTGGCTGTGCCAGTCAATGGATGGGCAGTTATCAGATTTGTTGCTGACAACCCAG GAGCTTGGATTATGCATTGTCACTTGGATGTTCACATCGGATGGGGTTTGGCCACTGTGCTCTTGGTGGATAATGGAGTTGGCCTGTTGCAATCCATAGAGCCCCCTCCCGAGGATCTGCCTCTATGTTag
- the LOC114399584 gene encoding dehydration-responsive element-binding protein 2C-like, with the protein MGAYDQVSLKPLDSSRKRKSRSRGDGSKSVAETIAKWKEYNEHLYSGKDDSRTTRKAPAKGSKKGCMKGKGGPQNSQCNYRGVRQRTWGKWVGEIREPNRGSRLWLGTFSSAQEAALAYDEAARAMYGPCARLNFPKITDYPSVKESLKDSSMAASSSCSSAATAASDTTTTTSNQSEVCAVEDVIEKPANVNDKFNDCHKAYVSASPTSRMKQEPKDEAVDHMDTGAGEIQDVGLEGTHDTGQVAENVNKDQMDLSWIDGFDFIDDYLKSFSADELFQVDELLGLIDNNPIDNSVLMQGLDFGQMGFPGDGNPQVDDTPSSFIYQLQNPDAKLLGSLPHMEQTPSGVDYGLDFLKTVEPGDYNGGGEEPPFLNLDDDLNHDSNGMQARKGG; encoded by the coding sequence ATGGGTGCTTATGATCAAGTTTCTCTTAAGCCATTGGATTCTTCTAGAAAGAGGAAAAGTAGGAGCAGAGGGGATGGGTCCAAATCTGTGGCTGAGACTATTGCAAAGTGGAAGGAATACAATGAGCATCTTTATTCTGGCAAAGATGATAGTAGAACAACTCGTAAGGCGCCGGCTAAAGGTTCGAAGAAAGGGTGCATGAAAGGGAAGGGAGGACCTCAAAATTCTCAGTGTAACTACAGAGGAGTTAGGCAGAGGACATGGGGGAAATGGGTTGGTGAGATTAGGGAACCCAATAGAGGAAGCAGGCTTTGGTTGGGTACCTTCTCTTCTGCCCAGGAAGCTGCTCTTGCCTATGATGAAGCTGCTAGAGCTATGTATGGTCCTTGTGCACGCCTCAATTTTCCCAAAATCACAGATTATCCTTCTGTTAAGGAATCGTTGAAGGACTCTTCGATGGCTGCATCGTCGTCTTGTTCTTCGGCAGCAACTGCAGCATCTGACACTACTACTACAACATCGAACCAATCGGAGGTTTGTGCTGTTGAGGATGTTATCGAGAAACCTGCGAATGTGAATGATAAGTTTAATGATTGTCATAAGGCTTACGTATCTGCCTCACCAACTAGTAGAATGAAGCAAGAGCCTAAGGATGAGGCTGTGGACCACATGGACACAGGGGCTGGGGAAATTCAAGATGTCGGACTAGAAGGAACACATGATACTGGGCAGGTTGCAGAGAATGTAAATAAAGATCAGATGGATTTGTCATGGATTGATGGCTTTGACTTTATTGACGATTACTTGAAGAGCTTTTCCGCGGATGAGTTATTTCAGGTGGATGAACTTTTGGGGCTTATAGATAATAACCCAATTGATAACTCTGTGTTGATGCAAGGTTTGGATTTTGGACAAATGGGTTTTCCTGGAGATGGTAATCCTCAGGTTGACGATACTCCTTCAAGCTTTATTTATCAGTTGCAAAATCCAGATGCCAAGTTGTTAGGAAGTTTGCCCCATATGGAGCAGACACCATCGGGTGTTGATTATGGATTAGATTTCTTGAAAACAGTGGAGCCAGGGGACTATAATGGTGGAGGGGAAGAACCACCATTTCTTAATTTGGATGATGATCTGAACCATGATTCAAATGGCATGCAAGCAAGGAAGGGTGGCTAG